In Eucalyptus grandis isolate ANBG69807.140 chromosome 4, ASM1654582v1, whole genome shotgun sequence, the following proteins share a genomic window:
- the LOC104441038 gene encoding epoxide hydrolase A, whose product MDQIQHKFIEVKGLKLHVAEIGSGPNVVLFLHGFPEIWYSWRHQMVAVAEAAFRALAPDFRGYGLSDQPLEPEKASFSDLIKDLGALLDALGVDKVFLVGKDFGAVPAYLFSLLHQERVRGVVSLGIPHTALPVIPSYHEHLPEGFYVSRWQEPGRAEADFGRLDAKTVVRNIYILFSRSEIPIAAENQEIMDIVDPSTPLPPWFTEEDLEEYSSLYQKSGFRTALKIPYRSFKEDHGITDYIIKVPTLLVMGEKDYVFKFAGMEEYIRSGKVREFVPQLEIVFSPEGTHFIQEQSPGEVNRLLLDFLKRHI is encoded by the exons ATGGATCAAATTCAACACAAATTCATTGAAGTCAAAGGCCTCAAGCTCCACGTTGCTGAGATCGGCTCTG GTCCCAATGTAGTCCTGTTCTTGCATGGATTTCCGGAGATATGGTACTCGTGGCGGCACCAGATGGTGGCCGTGGCGGAAGCTGCGTTTCGTGCGCTAGCACCTGATTTCAGAGGCTACGGGTTGTCTGATCAGCCACTTGAACCTGAAAAGGCCTCCTTTAGTGACCTTATTAAGGATCTTGGTGCATTGCTTGATGCACTAGGCGTTGATAAG GTGTTTCTTGTAGGTAAAGACTTTGGAGCTGTTCCTGCTTACTTGTTTTCCCTCCTCCACCAAGAGAGGGTTCGAGGAGTCGTGAGCCTAGGAATTCCGCACACCGCTCTCCCAGTTATCCCCTCATATCATGAGCATCTCCCTGAAGGCTTTTACGTGTCAAGATGGCAG GAACCTGGACGTGCAGAAGCTGATTTTGGGCGCCTCGATGCTAAGACAGTTGTGCGTAATATCTACATACTCTTTTCGAGAAGTGAGATACCAATTGCCGCAGAGAACCAAGAGATTATGGATATAGTCGATCCATCTACCCCTCTTCCCCCTTGGTTTACAGAAGAAGATCTTGAAGAGTACAGTTCTCTATACCAGAAGTCAGGTTTTCGCACTGCATTGAAAATTCCTTATAG GTCGTTTAAGGAGGACCATGGAATAACGGATTATATCATTAAAGTCCCAACACTCTTGGTCATGGGAGAGAAGGATTATGTGTTCAAATTTGCAGGCATGGAAGAGTACATCAGGAGCGGAAAGGTCAGAGAATTTGTTCCCCAGCTGGAGATTGTATTTTCGCCAGAGGGAACGCATTTTATCCAGGAGCAATCACCGGGTGAGGTGAATCGGCTCCTTCTTGATTTCCTTAAGAGGCATATTTGA
- the LOC104441039 gene encoding probable polyol transporter 4 isoform X3 — MSGAILFMKEDLNLTEVQLEVLVGILSIISLLGSLAGGKTSDAIGRKWTIALAAVIFQSGAAIMSLASSFTVLMIGRLLAGIGIGFGVMIAPVYIAEISPTITRGRLTSFPEICVNLGILLGYISNYAFSGLPVHISWRVMLGVGILPSVFIGFALFVIPESPRWLVMRNRIDEARLVLAKTNESEREVEMRLSEIQQAARFANVETYDSKAIWRELLNPTPGVRRMLITGCGIQCFQQITGIDATVYYSPTIFKEAGIKEKTQLLAATVAVGFTKTMLILIAIFLIDKVGRKPLLYVSTIGMTVCLLGLSVTLAFMGNGKVGILLAILWVCGNVAFFSVGIGPVCWVVSSEIFPLRLRAQASALGAVGSRVSSGVVTMSFLSVTRMITVGGTFFLFAIISALSVIFVHKCVPETKGKSLEQIEMLFQDEKEWQGGEVELGDAERLVPK, encoded by the coding sequence TAGAAGTCCTTGTCGGGATTCTAAGCATTATTTCTCTCCTGGGTAGTTTAGCTGGCGGGAAAACATCGGATGCCATTGGCAGAAAATGGACCATCGCCTTAGCCGCCGTCATCTTCCAATCGGGCGCCGCGATAATGTCGCTCGCTTCCTCTTTCACTGTTTTAATGATAGGAAGACTGTTGGCCGGAATTGGGATCGGCTTCGGGGTCATGATTGCTCCCGTTTATATTGCGGAGATATCGCCCACCATCACCAGGGGACGCTTGACCTCTTTCCCTGAGATATGCGTTAATCTTGGGATTCTTCTGGGTTACATATCGAACTACGCCTTTTCAGGGTTGCCTGTGCATATAAGCTGGAGGGTCATGCTTGGAGTCGGAATCCTTCCCTCAGTATTCATTGGTTTTGCCCTCTTTGTGATCCCTGAGTCTCCAAGGTGGTTGGTGATGCGGAACAGGATCGATGAAGCGAGGCTCGTGCTAGCTAAAACGAATGAGAGTGAAAGGGAAGTGGAAATGAGGTTATCGGAAATCCAACAAGCTGCCAGGTTTGCTAATGTTGAGACGTATGATTCCAAAGCCATTTGGCGCGAATTGTTAAACCCTACACCTGGAGTTAGACGGATGCTCATCACTGGGTGTGGCATACAATGCTTCCAACAGATCACGGGAATTGATGCAACTGTCTATTACAGCCCCACGATTTTCAAAGAAGCCGGGATAAAGGAAAAGACTCAGCTTTTGGCTGCCACTGTTGCTGTTGGCTTCACGAAAACAATGTTAATCTTGATAGCTATATTCCTTATTGATAAAGTGGGGAGGAAGCCTTTGCTATATGTGAGCACGATTGGAATGACCGTGTGCCTGCTCGGATTGAGTGTCACTCTAGCTTTCATGGGTAATGGAAAAGTCGGAATTTTGTTAGCAATCTTATGGGTTTGTGGCAACGTGGCTTTCTTTTCAGTTGGAATTGGGCCTGTTTGTTGGGTTGTGTCCTCTGAAATTTTCCCCCTAAGACTTCGAGCTCAAGCATCGGCTCTTGGAGCAGTGGGAAGTAGGGTCAGTAGTGGCGTTGTTACTATGTCTTTCCTCTCAGTTACTCGGATGATTACGGTTGGAGGTaccttttttctctttgcaaTTATTTCTGCACTGTCTGTCATTTTTGTGCATAAATGTGTCCCGGAAACGAAAGGAAAATCTTTGGAGCAAATTGAGATGCTCTTTCAGGATGAAAAGGAATGGCAAGGAGGAGAGGTGGAACTAGGAGATGCTGAGCGTTTGGTTCCGAAATAA